In Calliopsis andreniformis isolate RMS-2024a chromosome 6, iyCalAndr_principal, whole genome shotgun sequence, the genomic window CAGTGAAAATTAGGCAATAaagtattttttattcatttaatttGGACCTTTAGTGACACTTTCTGAATGTATTTGGGAACACGCAACACAACAGTCCCGGGATTGATCATTATTACAAATCAGTCCCTTCTGTTGGCAGTGTTCAAAGGGAGAAGGAGGTCTTTCATACGAAGGGCACGAAGCGTTTTAAGATCTGTGTATGTACCGTTTTGGACGAGATTGTAATTTTTCTGTTAAAGGGAAACAGAAAACAGTTTACGCAGATCGCATTATAACGTTTtattgaaatcttcaaattatTATCGCGGGACGTACAAATATTTCTTAAGCAGGGGAAAGTAAAAACCAGCTCAGTCTATAAGGAATCGAATTCTATGGCTAGTGACATGGATGTGGAAAAATGTGTCGAAGAGTAAGTACACAGCAATGAATACATTTGTCAATCTTTGAGTTGCTGATGTACGTGTAGACCCAATGAGACGTTCTTTAAGATAATCGACCCGTCCATCTAAAGTGACGCGTTTTGTTCGATAAATCGAATGAATAAATCGCGTTAGAAAATATTTAGCTACAGCATTAGTAATCAATCTCATTGTTACACATTCAGCATAAATTAGAGAAATTTCTATTCACGATTAAAGAAATGTATCCTTTATTAATGTACTATCCCTTCTTGAAACGTATTTTTCAATTGTTTTGGTACAGCTGTATTCATTACATGTTGGTATATCTTTAAGGATATTTTATGGGATTACATAATGATTACAGCAAAAGATTATCAAAAAAAGTTTTGAAGTCAATTATAAACATAACATTGTTCTAAAGCTATgtacaattaatcgtttcagatTGGCTGATAAGAAAAAAAAGGCTGCTAATGAGTTGTACTCTGCTCAAAAATACACAAAAGCATTAACAGAATACAGTGAACTTATTGGTAGAAGATATTTGTTCTTATTACTTTTTTTTGTATCATTACTATAATTCAATAAATAAATATGATAAATGTTTTTTTAGAACTCTGCCCAGATAACtgtatatattatggaaacagagCAGCATGTTATATGATGCTTGGAAACTATCGCAATGCTCTAAGTGATGCTAAAAGAGCCATTGAATTAGATCCAAACATTCACAAGGTATGTTGCACTACATGAGCATGAGTACATAACAGTAAAATGATCAATTTAataatctatttatttttttagtcCTATGTAAGAGTGATAAAATGTTGCTTAGTTTTGGGAGACACTGTTCAGGCTGAAACTACTTTAAGAAAATTACTAGaacttgatcctaataataaagcAATAGCTACAGTGAAAAAGAACTTGGAGTATGTACAAAAACATCTTTCAGATGCAGCTACTGCATACACAGCAAAAGACTTCCGTAAGGTATGTATAAGAAATGCAGATCAATGTAATGGATATAACTGAGTTATCTTCCTTTGTGTAGGTTGTCTTTTGCATGGATCGTTGTTGTGATGTGAGTACTTCTTGCGCAAGGTTCAAATTAACTAAAGCAGAATGTCTAGCATTTTTGGGAAGGTATCAAGAAGCACAAGAAATTGCAAAGTATGTTGACTACTTTATTTAAGTATTTTGTAAAAACTTTCATTTCCAAAGCTTAAAAGCGTGGAAAACAGTATATTTCATATTGTTTGTGTTACAGTGATATTTTACACATTGATAAGCAAAATGCAGACGCTCTTTATGTTCGCGCTATGTGTTTGTATTACCAAGGTGATATCGATAGAGCGTTCGCGCATTTTCAACAAGTACTTAGACTGGCTCCAGATCATGCTAAGGCATTAGAAATATATAAGGTATAAAAGTTCTCCATGAACTGTatgtattttaaacattgcTATATTGCATTAAAACTTTTTAGAGAGCAAAAAATTTtaagaagaagaaagaagaaggaaATGTTGCTTGCAAAAACAaacaatatttgcaagcattcaAATTGTACGGAGAAGCTTTAGAAATAGATCCTCAGAATACAGTTATAAAAGCAAAACTTTACTATAATAGAGCAGTAGTGTTAGCAAAGGTATTGTTCTCACTTTTAAAACAAATCTTGTAAGCAGAATGATTAATTTGTTTTAATATTCCACAGATACATTTCCTAAACGAATCAGTCAGAGAATGTACAGAAGCATTGAAATTAgatgaaaattatttaaaagctcTTCTGAGGAGAGCAGCATCTTATATGGAATTGAAAAATTATGAGGAAGCTGTTTGTGATCTCGAGAAAGCCTGTAAATTAGACAAGAGTAGAGGTATAAGGAAAAAATTTCCATTATCTTTTCTAATTAAAGCTATCTAAAAGCAATAACTTTTATCTTTTCTAACGAAGGTTCTTTCAGTCTTTTAATTACATACTAATAGCATTTTAAACCTATCTTTACAGATAACAAGCGATTACTCATGGAAGCTAAATTAGCACTGAAGAAATCAAAGAGAAAAGACTATTATAAAATTTTAGGTATTGATAAGAATGCTTCGACTGACGATATTAAAAAAGCATACAGGAAAAGAGCAATGGTTCATCATCCAGGTAAGTAGAAGATCACGTTTCTAATGAGTTATATGGAATAGaatgtattaattattttttcctcGGTTTAGATCGACATCCAAATGCGACAGAGGGAGAAAAAAGGGAGCAAGAAAAGAAGTTCAAAGAAGTTGGTGAAGCTTA contains:
- the Tpr2 gene encoding tetratricopeptide repeat protein 2 isoform X1, with translation MASDMDVEKCVEELADKKKKAANELYSAQKYTKALTEYSELIELCPDNCIYYGNRAACYMMLGNYRNALSDAKRAIELDPNIHKSYVRVIKCCLVLGDTVQAETTLRKLLELDPNNKAIATVKKNLEYVQKHLSDAATAYTAKDFRKVVFCMDRCCDVSTSCARFKLTKAECLAFLGRYQEAQEIANDILHIDKQNADALYVRAMCLYYQGDIDRAFAHFQQVLRLAPDHAKALEIYKRAKNFKKKKEEGNVACKNKQYLQAFKLYGEALEIDPQNTVIKAKLYYNRAVVLAKIHFLNESVRECTEALKLDENYLKALLRRAASYMELKNYEEAVCDLEKACKLDKSRDNKRLLMEAKLALKKSKRKDYYKILGIDKNASTDDIKKAYRKRAMVHHPDRHPNATEGEKREQEKKFKEVGEAYGILSDPKKRSRYDSEHDIDDGDGGFQDIDPNTLFQTFFSQHYYQSGFPSSFSFPDGFNYSFS
- the Tpr2 gene encoding tetratricopeptide repeat protein 2 isoform X2 — its product is MWKNVSKKLCPDNCIYYGNRAACYMMLGNYRNALSDAKRAIELDPNIHKSYVRVIKCCLVLGDTVQAETTLRKLLELDPNNKAIATVKKNLEYVQKHLSDAATAYTAKDFRKVVFCMDRCCDVSTSCARFKLTKAECLAFLGRYQEAQEIANDILHIDKQNADALYVRAMCLYYQGDIDRAFAHFQQVLRLAPDHAKALEIYKRAKNFKKKKEEGNVACKNKQYLQAFKLYGEALEIDPQNTVIKAKLYYNRAVVLAKIHFLNESVRECTEALKLDENYLKALLRRAASYMELKNYEEAVCDLEKACKLDKSRDNKRLLMEAKLALKKSKRKDYYKILGIDKNASTDDIKKAYRKRAMVHHPDRHPNATEGEKREQEKKFKEVGEAYGILSDPKKRSRYDSEHDIDDGDGGFQDIDPNTLFQTFFSQHYYQSGFPSSFSFPDGFNYSFS